The Lates calcarifer isolate ASB-BC8 unplaced genomic scaffold, TLL_Latcal_v3 _unitig_1554_quiver_1839, whole genome shotgun sequence genome segment TTGCTGCCCAAACAGACCGGACTGGTGAGACAGCGCTCCACCTGGCAGCCCGGTACGCCCGTGCTGATGCTGCTAAGAGGCTGCTGGATGCCGGTGCAGATGCCAATGCTCAGGATAACACGGGACGTACCCCACTACATGCTGCAGTGGCTGCAGATGCACAGGGTGTCTTccaggtaaacaaacacatactaATCATTGGCCTCATCAGAGGTAGAAATGCCTATAACTTATTTTAGCTCATGTGTTTTATACTTATAATTCATAACATTGAACCCAATTTTTACCAACCTCCTAGATTCTGATCCGAAACCGAGCTACAGATCTTGACTCCCGTATGTATGATGGCTCCACTGCACTCATCCTGGCTGCACGGCTGGCAGTAGAGGGCATGGTAGAGGAACTCATTACTTGTCATGCTGATGTCAATGCAGTAGATGAACTGGGTAAGTTTGTATCCTGATGCAGATTTTCCTGTGTGATGATAATATTTACTGAAACCATAGATATGTTGATTTCATTATTTGTCATCTCTTTTAGGTAAATCTGCCTTACACTGGGCTGCTGCCGTTAATAACGTGGATGCCACTGTTGCCCTGCTAAAGAATGGCGCAAACAAGGATATGCAAGATCTCAAGGTATTACATCTACTTACAGTGTAAGCACACTTTCAGCATAGagatatatttgtatttaacaTAGCCTCTGTTCCGCTTTTTTCAGGAGGAGACCCCTCTGTTCCTTGCAGCCCGTGAAGGTAGCTGTGAGGCTGTGAAGGTGCTGCTGGCTCACTTTGCAAACAGAGAGATCACAGACCATATGGACAGGTTGCCAAGGGACATTGCTCAGGAGCGTATGCACCACGACATTGTTCAGCTTCTTGATGAGTACAATACAGTAAGAAGTCCCCAGGGCCACGGAGGGGCTGGACACCACCTCACTGGGGGACACACTCTGTCACCTCTCATGTGCCCTCCCAGTGCCTTCCTGCCTAGCCTGAAGAACACCCCACAGGGCAAGAAGAATCGTCGGCCTGGGGCCAAGGGTTCCAGCCTGGGAGGCCAACATGCTTCCAGTCTGAAGGATTCAGTCAAGGCCCGCAATAAGAAGCTGACCTTGGACATGCAGAGTGCCTTACTGGAGAGCTCAGTTACCCTGTCCCCAGTGGACTCACTGGACTCACCCCATGGGGGAGCTAGCAATGCTGGCTATATCACCAACCCCACTTCGCCTGTGGCCATGCAGTCACCAGGGCTCTTCCACTCCTCCATGTCTGTTCCAAACACCCCAATGGTACATAGTAGCATGTTGGAGGGTGGTGGCCCTTTCGCTGTGTCTCTAGCACAGCTCAGTGACCTGGGAGCTGGAGGGATGTCCTTGCAGGGACGTGTTTCCATGGCTTCTGATGTCAACCATGGCTATGTGCTGAGTTCAGGCCAGATGGGGCTCAACATGGGCATGGTCAGTCCCGTCAGTGTGCCCTTTGACTGGCACAACCGGATGCCCCCTTCCTCCCAGTGTGGTCAGCAGGTGGTGAATCTTGTGCAGAGTAGCCAGGCAGGCATGCACCCCCAGAGCCCAgccatgcagcagcagagcatgcTGATGCACCAACAGCAGATCTTCCGTAATCAGATGCTTCAGCCCACACCTGTTACCTCCACACCCACTATCAGCCCAGTCAAGCTGCCTTCcattgctgagcagcagcagcagcagcagcaacagcagcagcagctcatcaaCCACACCATCACCAACCAGCAGAACATGGCCCGCATGGGCACCTCCACCCCACCGACACCCCAGACCTCACAACCTCCACCATcttttttccagcagcagcagcagcagcagcagcagatgccTCAGCAGCCCTCTCAGCCCCAGCCTCCTGCTCAGCCCCCACAGTCAGCCACGCCAGCAGTCCAGCCCACTCAGGCTCTGCCCTCCCAGCCTAGTAGCAGCACTGCAGGAACGGAGGATTACCCAACCCCTCCCTCCCAGCACAGCAGCTACTCATCCACACTAGATGCCACACCCAAGCATTACCCCCGTTTGCCCCCTGAGCACCCCTATCTGACCCCCTCCCCAGAGTCTCCCGAGCCCTGGTCCAGCCCCTctcctcactgtgtctctgattggtcagattCCACACCCAGCCCAGCAGTTGCTGGCCCTGCCCAGACCCAAATTACTCAAATCCCAGAGGCCAATGGCAAGATGCAGGTGTTTGCATGAAGATCCCATGGCCTCTGCTTGAAAAGGGACCTGGGGTAAAAGAATTTGTTTGGACTGGCTCTTGGGCCCgtctgtgtttatatatgtCAGCCTGTTTCCAAGATTTTCATTGGATTTGGATTGACTATGTTTATCACGAGGACCGTCTGCTAGTGAtttttgcagagaaaaaaagtaaaGGGAAATGTGTGTTGtctgaaaaaaaacagcagacaaTTTAATGAAGTAATTCTGTCACAGATGGacttgttttttattataaaaaaaaagtatatgaaGAAAACCAAGTCTTTCATTTCAAAGACTTAGGGACGCTCTCCTGAAAActaacaaacatttaaaaagtagataagagaaaaaagttaaatgttgaagggaattcatttatttttatttattgtttttatctctctgaCCTGCTTTTTTCTTTAGGTTTTTGTCACCCTCTTCTGTCCCAGCTTCTCACATAATGTGCTACTCCCTCTTATTTTATACAGACCACCTACATTTCTATTTTGCCAGAGTGGCTGGTGATGGTAAAAGAATATAATTCATGATTCAAACCAGttaacagacagagagaggaatttTCACCCCTCAACTGATATTTATTCAGGCCAACAACAGCTGGTAAAGATGATGAACTGGTTCTAGCAAATATGTATTGAGAATTGCTCAGCAGTAGTGGTATGTTCTGATGTGATTGAATTGTGGAGATTGATTACTTTCCATATGAGTATTATAAATAAGAATGTAGATGAGTGTCTCTAAAGCACTTCAAGTGACCAGCTTGGTAGGGCTAGTGTGGGTAAAATACAACATTTAACTACAATGGATATTTATAATGTATGGGTGGCATTTAATCTGTGGCAGTTTTACTtatgacatttcaaaataaatgagcaGAGTAAAATTTTAGGCTGAATGCTCCCATTTCAACTGTAGCTTCTCACTGACTCTACAGGACTTTTACCTCCAGTTCTACAGCTACATTCACTTTAAGAAACAGTTTCAAACAAAGAATTGTTTGCCTAAAATCAGCCTCTCACTGCCCTTTTTAgtttatgtattatttttgtttgttccaATTGTTTTATACTCTGTATATTTGTGGAAACCACGGATACCTTTTTTAAACATCACTTCAGATGTACTAAGCTATGCTTATCAGCTGCTATTTTATATCACTCTTCCCTGCAAACATTCCTACACTTTGCCTTTCTTGTTGAGTCTGGATGCTGTTCATTTCAGCAGCATCCAACACAGAATAGAACTAGATGATAGACCGGTGGAACTTTCATTTGTTGAGGTCGCATCATGTCCTTCACTGGACTAAATGGAAACATTCCTGGACTATACGTTGCAGTTGAGGTATCGTCGACTCTGTAACTTCGTCTCTGGTAGTGTCCATGGTGGAGAACTGGTCAGTGTGAGGGTGTGGCTGCTGGGCTGGGACTGCTTATGCCCTGTCACTCCTCAGGGAGGTGTTTTATGGCATGCAGTGGGACAGTTCCCCTGCATCTACAGTAGCTTCCAGTCCAGGGGCCGTGGAGTTGCATCTTAAGATGACTGTTAGAAGAGACTGAAGTTAAAAACACTACTATGTAGTGCCGCAccctttaactttttttttaagaacaaAATTCTGAGATGACACTCCTAGTCATCCAACTAACATCTTGTGTAATGTCTGACCAACTCTTTATCCTGACATGACCTGAGCGTGTAGGATAGAGGTCATCCTCTTCCTTACGTACTATGGACATTTGAGCATGAAGTCAATTGATAATAGTAGaattttaagaaaataaccTTTGCATTTTCAACTTGTGATGCCATGAACAGAAATGACTAGACCACCACTCTTAGCTACTACTTTTGTGGCGACCTAATACTGCCCCTTGTTGTGTCATAGACTGAGTTTatctttcattcattgttttagCCTGTTCACTGTAGACTCAGCCACTGTTCTGTCAGACCTGGGAAACATGTTGTTGTTCACAGTCCAGTTAAAATTTTACTTACGAGGAaaactgtttattgtttgttttttatttttatatatatatctggtCTTTTCGATTTCCCTACCAGGTCGCACTAAGTGTTTTGTACATTTCAACCTCCCAACTTCTGTTTGTAAATATGTTTGCTCTGGGTAGATCTTTGCTTGAGAAGTCTTATGTTTCTAAAATGATTGTTATGTActaaaaaggacaaaaataaaatgtacttcATTTAGCATTATTTGAAGCTGAGGCTGTGACTGATATTTTGATTGGTCTTGTGTTATTAGAACAGTCATAGATATTTTCTATCATTAATTTCAATACTTGTTTAAAAGTAGTTCAACATCATTGTACATAAAACTTTtccacagtttttctttctacAGTCAAAAGTTGTAAAATAAGTTACTTATAATAAAAACTGTAGGGAACTACAATTTTGTGTCCTTGTGTCAGTgattgtttcatattttaaaggAGGATGTTCATTAATTCAGGTCCTCATCATCAATCAACTATGAGATGCAGCTAAGATGAATTATTCAGCAGTTTTATAGTCTGATATGTTGCTCCATTCAATACAACAGCTTGGTGATTCAGAGTTTGTGGTAATATTGTATTGGACTGCATTATTTTCAGAATTGCCAATTGTTTTGCATATAAGCAACAGCCTAAaaagtcacaacaacaacaagaccTGTCTGTATCAACATAAAGTACATAATAAGCttcataatataaatatttgttttaaggTGATCAGGATCGTGTGTCCATGTGTATCAATTGTACTtggagatggaaaaagaggGTTAAAATAAACTACTCCTCATTCCAATACACAGCACTCTTTCCAAATAAGTATACACTGAGACCTCTCATCTTATTTTTAGCTGTGACCAGCCAATGGTATTAGGGGTTACACAACACCAAGAAAATCAACAAGGCCTTAAAGTGTATAGGCGTTAGCACACAGACTAGATTCCTGATTATTTCCTTGATGTTTTGCTTTCTCTGTAAATTTGCCATACAGGAGATTAATTACGGGAGCTGTCAATGATGATGCCAAACTGCCAGAGGATACCCTTCCACGGATCACCATGAAATTACTACATTAGAGCAATAATGGTGAGTTTGGTGAGACTGATGcagtttactgtattttttaattaaaataccTTCAGAGGAAATATTTCTGGTGCTCAGAGcaggttttgtgttttgattgcAGGGTTCTCTTGTATTACTCCTTCTGATCCCAGCAGCAGTCTGCTCTCCAGTGTTTCTTCCAGTTGACTGCAATGACTTGTACAGCAGAGGTTTTGGTCATAGTGGGGTGTACAGCATTTACCCAGCGGGACCACTCTCCCCTATTCAAGTCTACTGTGACATGGGCTGTGAGGATGAACCTGATGGTGGTAAATGGACGgtatgtatgtttattatttatcatttaagtattgttcatcaaatattttattatacaACTTCAGTTTATTTAGACATAATTTCCACTGCAGGATATTTTATTGTACTTGATGTCTTGTGTTAGATCAGCAAGAATATTTTGTCTACCTCTTTGTCAAGTTAGCCAGCACATGTAGCCAACTGAGAAACCAAGTAGTATTAGAAGTGCAGAAATTATAGCTACAAacagagtaaatattggacCTGTGGATTCAGTTTACAGTGGTTTAGCTACAAGGCATTTGGTTTGTTAGGCATAAACTGAGTgaaaaggggggaggggggtatTTTATATTCTTGTGGCAAAATTCACAGTGGATTTCTATTTTTTGATTGACTAGGGGAGGTGGGTGGGCTGTTTGGAGGATCATTTCAACAAAGCATACCTGGTAACAGATTATATTGGAGCAATGCTTCTAACAACAGATTCTACTGCAGGTCCTCCAGAGAAGGAAGGACGGCACCATTAACTTCTACCGTGGATGGGATCAGTACAAAGCTGGATTTGGACAAGCATCTGGAGA includes the following:
- the LOC108889436 gene encoding neurogenic locus notch homolog protein 1, with the translated sequence AQTDRTGETALHLAARYARADAAKRLLDAGADANAQDNTGRTPLHAAVAADAQGVFQILIRNRATDLDSRMYDGSTALILAARLAVEGMVEELITCHADVNAVDELGKSALHWAAAVNNVDATVALLKNGANKDMQDLKEETPLFLAAREGSCEAVKVLLAHFANREITDHMDRLPRDIAQERMHHDIVQLLDEYNTVRSPQGHGGAGHHLTGGHTLSPLMCPPSAFLPSLKNTPQGKKNRRPGAKGSSLGGQHASSLKDSVKARNKKLTLDMQSALLESSVTLSPVDSLDSPHGGASNAGYITNPTSPVAMQSPGLFHSSMSVPNTPMVHSSMLEGGGPFAVSLAQLSDLGAGGMSLQGRVSMASDVNHGYVLSSGQMGLNMGMVSPVSVPFDWHNRMPPSSQCGQQVVNLVQSSQAGMHPQSPAMQQQSMLMHQQQIFRNQMLQPTPVTSTPTISPVKLPSIAEQQQQQQQQQQQLINHTITNQQNMARMGTSTPPTPQTSQPPPSFFQQQQQQQQQMPQQPSQPQPPAQPPQSATPAVQPTQALPSQPSSSTAGTEDYPTPPSQHSSYSSTLDATPKHYPRLPPEHPYLTPSPESPEPWSSPSPHCVSDWSDSTPSPAVAGPAQTQITQIPEANGKMQVFA